A genomic region of Macaca thibetana thibetana isolate TM-01 chromosome 14, ASM2454274v1, whole genome shotgun sequence contains the following coding sequences:
- the LOC126935155 gene encoding LOW QUALITY PROTEIN: olfactory receptor 51L1-like (The sequence of the model RefSeq protein was modified relative to this genomic sequence to represent the inferred CDS: substituted 1 base at 1 genomic stop codon): MVDWNNSDAMEPIFILRGFPGLEYAHSWLSILFCLAYLVAFTGNVTILSVIWTESSLHQPMYYFISILAGNDLGMSLSTLPTMLAVLXLDAPEIQASACYAQLFFIHTFTFLESSVLLAMAFDRFVAIRHPLHYPTILTNSVIGKIGLACLLRSLGVVLPTPLLLRHYQYCHGNALSHAFCLHQDVLRLSCTDARINNIYGLCVVIATPGVDSIFILLSYVLILNTVLGIASWEEQLKALNTCVSHICVVLIFFVPVIGVSMVHRFGKHPSPIVHVFMADIYLLLPPVLNPIVYSVRTKQIHLGILCKFVLRRRF; this comes from the coding sequence ATGGTAGACTGGAATAACAGTGATGCTATGGAGCCCATATTTATCTTGAGGGGTTTTCCTGGACTGGAGTATGCTCATTCTTGGCTCTCCATCCTCTTCTGTCTTGCATATTTGGTAGCATTTACGGGTAATGTTACCATCCTCTCTGTCATTTGGACAGAATCCTCACTCCATCAGCCCATGTATTACTTTATTTCTATCTTGGCAGGGAATGACCTGGGGATGTCCCTGTCTACACTTCCGACCATGCTTGCTGTGTTATGATTGGATGCTCCAGAGATTCAGGCAAGTGCTTGCTATGCTCAGCTGTTCTTCATCCACACATTCACATTCCTGGAGTCCTCAGTGTTGCTGGCCATGGCCTTTGACCGTTTTGTTGCTATCCGCCATCCACTGCATTACCCCACCatcctcaccaacagtgtaatTGGCAAAATTGGTTTGGCCTGTCTGCTGCGAAGCTTGGGAGTTGTACTTCCCACACCTTTGCTACTGAGACACTATCAATACTGCCATGGCAATGCCCTCTCTCATGCCTTCTGTTTGCACCAGGATGTTTTGAGATTATCCTGTACAGATGCCAGGATCAATAACATTTATGGGCTTTGTGTAGTCATTGCCACACCAGGTGTGGATTCAATCTTCATACTTCTTTCTTATGTTCTGATTCTTAATACTGTGCTGGGTATTGCATCTTGGGAAGAGCAGCTAAAGGCACTCAACACATGTGTATCCCATATCTGTGTGGTGCTCATCTTCTTTGTGCCAGTTATTGGGGTGTCAATGGTCCATCGCTTTGGGAAGCATCCATCTCCCATAGTCCACGTCTTCATGGCAGACATCTACCTTCTTCTTCCCCCAGTCCTTAACCCTATTGTCTATAGTGTCAGAACAAAGCAGATTCATTTAGGAATTCTCTGCAAATTTGTCCTAAGGAGGAGGTTTTAA